In Embleya scabrispora, the DNA window CCAGGGTGGACGACATCACCTGAGTCCGGTGGGCTACTCTCGCGCCTTGTGTCTCGGGAGATCGCAATATTCGTCAACCCCACCGCGGGCCGCGGGCGCGGCCTGAAGGCCGCGTCGATCGCCGCCGACCTGCTGCGCGACCGGGGGCTGACGCCGCACCAGGTGTCGGCTCCCGGTGTCGCGGAGGGCATCGCCCGGCTGCGTGCGGTGGTGCGCACGGGTGTGGACGCGGTGGTCGCGGTCGGCGGCGACGGCACGGTCGCGGCCGCGCTGCAGGCGGTCGCCGGCACGCCGACGCCGCTGGGCGTGATACCGATCGGCTCCGGCAACGACTTCGCCCGCGCGCTGGATGTGCCGCTGGGCGACGTGGCCGCGGCGGCCCGCGTGGTGGCGGATCGGCACATCCGCCCGGTGGACCTGGGCCGGGTCGGCGAGCGCTGGTTCGGCACGATCCTGTGCACCGGCTTCGACTCGCGGGTCAACGAGCGGGCCAACCGGATGACCTGGGCGGGCGGGCGGACCCGCTACAACGCGGCGCTGCTGGGCGAGTTGGGCGCGCTGAAGGCGATCGACTACGAGCTGGAACTGGACGGCAAGCCGTTCCGGGTCGAGGCCACGCTGATCGCGGTCGGCAACGGTCGCTCCTACGGCGGCGGCATGCGGATGTGCCCGGGCGCCGATCTCGCCGACGGGCTGTTCGACATAACGGTGGTGGCCGCGTGTGGGCGGGCCGAACTGTTGCGGGTGTTCCCCAAGGTCTACGGCGGGCGGCACGTGAGCCATCCCCTGGTCACCGTGCACCGGGCCGCCACCGTGTCACTGACCGCGCGCGGGCTCAGCGGCTGGGCCGACGGAGAGCGCCTGGGCGCGCTGCCGCTGACCGCGGACTGCGTACCGGCCGCGGTGCGGGCGCTGGTTCCGGCTCCGGCCGGGTGAGCCGGGCCCCGAACGCGGCGGGGTCGACCCGGCGGGGGCGGATCGTACGGGTGTGCCTCGGTCGATCGTTCGACCCGGCGGTCGGCAAGATCGAAAAAAGGTGATCACAGTCGTCGGTCGCGGCCGGTAGTCTGCTTGACGAGATGCCTCTCGATCCCGCACGCGGCACGGACCGCGATACCCAGATGTCCCCGGCCGAGCACTACGCGGCCGCCCGGCGCCGTGCCGCCGACGAACGCACGAGTCTGCACGCGTTCCGCGAGCAGTACCCCTTCGGCCTCGACGGCTTCCAGGTCGAGGCCTGCCGCGCCCTGGAGGCCGGCAAGGGGGTCCTGGTCGCCGCGCCCACCGGTTCGGGCAAGACCGTGGTCGGCGAGTTCGCCGTGCACCTGGCCCTCGAACAGGGCCGCAAGTGCTTCTACACCACGCCGATCAAGGCGCTGTCGAACCAGAAGTTCGCCGACTTCCAAAAGCTCTACGGCGCGGCCAACGTGGGCCTGCTCACCGGCGACAACTCGGTCAACGCCGACGCCCCGGTGATCGTGATGACCACCGAGGTCCTGCGCAACATGCTCTACGCGTCCTCGAACGCGCTCGCGGGCCTGGGCTACGTGGTCATGGACGAGGTGCACTACCTCTCCGACCGCTTCCGCGGCGCGGTGTGGGAAGAGGTGATCATCCACCTCCCCGAATCGGTCACCCTGGTCTCGCTCTCGGCGACGGTCAGCAACGCCGAGGAGTTCGGCGACTGGCTGGGCACCGTGCGCGGCGACACCGAGGTCGTGGTCTCCGAGCACCGCCCGGTGCCGCTGTGGCAGCACGTGATCGCGGGCAACCGCACCTACGACCTGTTCACCGACGAGAACCACACCGAGGTCAACCCCGAGCTGGTGCGCCTGGGGCGGATGGAGAGCGAGCGGGCCGGTCGCCCGCAGGACCGCTACCGGCGCAACCGCGGCCAGGAGACCCGGCCGGTGCGCAGCCGGATCTGGACGCCCAGCCGCGCCGAGGTGATCGACCGGCTCGACGCCGAGGGCCTGCTGCCGGCGATCACCTTCATCTTCAGCCGCAAGGGCTGCGAGGCCGCGGTCCAGCAGTGCCTGCACGCGGGTCTGCGGCTCAACGGCGACGCGGAGCGGGCCGAGGTGCGCACGATCGTCGAGGCGCGCACCACCGGCATCCCCGACGAGGACCGGCACGTCCTGGGCTACCACTCCTGGCTCGACGCGCTCCAGCGCGGCATCGCCGCACACCACGCGGGCATGTTGCCGACCTTCAAGGAGGTCGTCGAGGAGTTGTTCGTCAAGGGCCTGGTCAAGGCGGTCTTCGCGACCGAGACGCTGGCCCTGGGGATCAACATGCCCGCCCGTTCGGTGGTGCTGGAGAAGCTGGTCAAGTGGAACGGCGAGACGCACGCCGACCTGACGGCGGGCGAGTACACCCAGCTCACCGGCCGCGCCGGGCGACGCGGCATCGACATCGAGGGCCACGCGGTGGTGCTGTGGCACCAGGGCTTCGACGCGGCCCACCTGGCCGGCCTGGCGGGCACCCGCACGTATCCGCTGCGGTCCTCCTTCAAGCCGTCCTACAACATGGCGGTCAACCTGGTCGGCCAGGTCGGCCGGCACCGCTCGCGCGAGCTGTTGGAGACCTCGTTCGCGCAGTTCCAGGCGGACCGCTCGGTGGTCGGGCTGACCCGCCAGGTGCAGCGCAACGAGGAGGGCCTGGCCGGCTACCGCGAGGCGATGACCTGCCACCTCGGCGACTTCGCCGAATACGGGAGCCTGCGGCGCGCGCTCAAGGACCGCGAGAGCGAACTGGCCCGCGAGGGCGCCGTCCAGCGCCGGGCCGCGGCCGCCGCGTCGCTGGAGAAGCTCAAGTCGGGCGACATCATCATGGTGCCCACCGGCAAGTACGCGGGCCTGGCCGTGATCCTGGACCCCGGCACCGACCAGGGCCCGGAGGGGCCGCGCCCGTTCGTGCTCACCGTGGACCGCCAGGTCCGCCGGCTGGCCGGGATCGACTTCCCCGTGCCGGTCGAGGCGATCGACCGGCTGCGCATCCCGCGGTCGTTCAACGCGCGCAATCCGCAGTCCCGCCGCGACCTGGCATCCTCGCTGCGCACCAAGGCCGGCCACGTGGACCACCCCCGGGGGCGCAAGCAGCGCTCGCCGGCCGCCGACGACGCCGAGTTGGCCCGGCTGCGCCAAGCGATCCGGCAGCACCCGTGCCACGGCTGCGACGACCGCGAGGAGCACGCGCGCTGGGCCGAGCGCTACCACCGCCTGCTGCGGGACACGCAGGTGATCGAGAGCCGGATGAAGGGCCGCACGCACACCATCGCGCGCACCTTCGACCGGGTCTGCGCGATGCTCACCGACCTGGGCTACCTGGCGGGCGACACGGTCACCGAGGACGGGCGCCGACTGGCCCGGATCTACGCCGAGTTGGACCTGCTGACCGCGGAGTGCCTGCGCGAGGGCCTGTGGGAGGAGCTGTCCCCGGCGGAGCTGGCCGCGTGCGCGTCCGCGCTGGTGTACGAGTCGCGTCAGCCCGACGACGCGATGTCGCCGAAGGTGCCGGCCGGGACGACGACGTCGGCGCTGGTCGACATGGTCCGGCTGTGGGGCCACCTCGACGCGCTGGAGGGGCAGCACCACCTCGACTTCCTGCGCGAGCCGGACCTGGGCTTCGCCTGGACCGCGTACTCGTGGGCATCGGGGATGAGCCTGGACGCGGTTCTCGGCGACGCCGACCTGCCGGCCGGCGACTTCGTCCGCTGGATCAAGCAACTGGTCGACGTACTCGGCCAGATCGCCGCAGCGGCGCCCGACGACAGCAAGGTCGGCGGCACCGCCCGCAAGGCGATCGAGGGGCTGCGCCGCGGCGTGGTCGCCTACTCCTCGGTCGGCTGAGCGGGCGGCGCCCCGCCGCGACGCGCCGGATTGTGCCGATCCGCCGAGCGGCCACACGCCGGGTCGGTACGGTCGCGTACGGTGCGGGACGAACGTGTTCCCCCAGCCCAGGAGGTCCCACCGTGCGGATCGACGAGTATCAGTCCCATGACGCCACCGGACTCGCGGGCCTGATCGCCCGCGGGGAGGTGACCGCGGACGAGGTGCTCGACGTCGCCTTCGCCGCGATCAAGGAACGCGAACCCGCCCTGGGCGCGGTGGTCGCGCTGTGCGAGGAACAGGCCCGCTCCGCCGTCGCGGGCCTGTTGCCCGGTGTGCTGGCCGGGGTGCCGTACCTGATCAAGGACCTCGAGTGCGACGTGGCCGGCACGCCCACCACCAACGGCTCGCGCCTGTTCGCGGGCGCGCCGGCGAAGCGGGACAGCACCCTGGTCACCCGGTTGCGGGTGGCGGGCGTATTGATCGTGGGCAAGTCCAACACCCCCGAGTTCGGCCTGGGCACCACCACCGAGTCGGGCCTGTTCGGTCCCGCGCACAACCCCTGGCGGCTCGATCACAGCGCCGGCGGCTCCAGCGGCGGCTCGGCGGCGGCGGTCGCGGCGGGCATGGTGCCGGTCGCGCACGCCACCGACGGGGGCGGCTCGATCCGGATCCCGGCCTCGTGCTGCGGGCTGTTCGGCCTCAAGCCGAGCCGGGGCCGGGTCACCGCCGGGCCCGACCGCGGCGAGTCGTGGGCCGGGCTCTCGGTGGCGCACGCGGTCACCCGCACGGTCCGCGACAGCGCGACGCTGCTCGATGTCACCGGCACTCCGGAGCCGGGCGACCCCTACCACGCGCCGCAGCCCGTGGGCCCGTACGCCGCCGAGGTGGGCACGGACCCGGGGCGGTTGCGGATCGGGCTGATCCTGAACCCCGTGGACGCCGACGTGCTCGTGGACGGCGAGTGCACCCGG includes these proteins:
- a CDS encoding DEAD/DEAH box helicase translates to MPLDPARGTDRDTQMSPAEHYAAARRRAADERTSLHAFREQYPFGLDGFQVEACRALEAGKGVLVAAPTGSGKTVVGEFAVHLALEQGRKCFYTTPIKALSNQKFADFQKLYGAANVGLLTGDNSVNADAPVIVMTTEVLRNMLYASSNALAGLGYVVMDEVHYLSDRFRGAVWEEVIIHLPESVTLVSLSATVSNAEEFGDWLGTVRGDTEVVVSEHRPVPLWQHVIAGNRTYDLFTDENHTEVNPELVRLGRMESERAGRPQDRYRRNRGQETRPVRSRIWTPSRAEVIDRLDAEGLLPAITFIFSRKGCEAAVQQCLHAGLRLNGDAERAEVRTIVEARTTGIPDEDRHVLGYHSWLDALQRGIAAHHAGMLPTFKEVVEELFVKGLVKAVFATETLALGINMPARSVVLEKLVKWNGETHADLTAGEYTQLTGRAGRRGIDIEGHAVVLWHQGFDAAHLAGLAGTRTYPLRSSFKPSYNMAVNLVGQVGRHRSRELLETSFAQFQADRSVVGLTRQVQRNEEGLAGYREAMTCHLGDFAEYGSLRRALKDRESELAREGAVQRRAAAAASLEKLKSGDIIMVPTGKYAGLAVILDPGTDQGPEGPRPFVLTVDRQVRRLAGIDFPVPVEAIDRLRIPRSFNARNPQSRRDLASSLRTKAGHVDHPRGRKQRSPAADDAELARLRQAIRQHPCHGCDDREEHARWAERYHRLLRDTQVIESRMKGRTHTIARTFDRVCAMLTDLGYLAGDTVTEDGRRLARIYAELDLLTAECLREGLWEELSPAELAACASALVYESRQPDDAMSPKVPAGTTTSALVDMVRLWGHLDALEGQHHLDFLREPDLGFAWTAYSWASGMSLDAVLGDADLPAGDFVRWIKQLVDVLGQIAAAAPDDSKVGGTARKAIEGLRRGVVAYSSVG
- a CDS encoding amidase; this translates as MRIDEYQSHDATGLAGLIARGEVTADEVLDVAFAAIKEREPALGAVVALCEEQARSAVAGLLPGVLAGVPYLIKDLECDVAGTPTTNGSRLFAGAPAKRDSTLVTRLRVAGVLIVGKSNTPEFGLGTTTESGLFGPAHNPWRLDHSAGGSSGGSAAAVAAGMVPVAHATDGGGSIRIPASCCGLFGLKPSRGRVTAGPDRGESWAGLSVAHAVTRTVRDSATLLDVTGTPEPGDPYHAPQPVGPYAAEVGTDPGRLRIGLILNPVDADVLVDGECTRAAQEAAALCEALGHDVEPVEWPDTLTRPGEVIAPISAAHMARMVDLRLAEVGRELRPGDLDAATELIVEKGRRLTLARYLAAVDTMHTIGRAVTRLTGRFDVLLTPTMAVVPPKLGELDPNRDPRAALAGMRGMAAFTGLFNVTGQPAMSVPLGNTADGMPVGVQFAGRYGDETTLLRLAGQLEAAAPWAGTARAPR
- a CDS encoding YegS/Rv2252/BmrU family lipid kinase, whose product is MSREIAIFVNPTAGRGRGLKAASIAADLLRDRGLTPHQVSAPGVAEGIARLRAVVRTGVDAVVAVGGDGTVAAALQAVAGTPTPLGVIPIGSGNDFARALDVPLGDVAAAARVVADRHIRPVDLGRVGERWFGTILCTGFDSRVNERANRMTWAGGRTRYNAALLGELGALKAIDYELELDGKPFRVEATLIAVGNGRSYGGGMRMCPGADLADGLFDITVVAACGRAELLRVFPKVYGGRHVSHPLVTVHRAATVSLTARGLSGWADGERLGALPLTADCVPAAVRALVPAPAG